The sequence below is a genomic window from Eleginops maclovinus isolate JMC-PN-2008 ecotype Puerto Natales chromosome 20, JC_Emac_rtc_rv5, whole genome shotgun sequence.
TGCCACACTCGGGTTTAATTTAGCATTCAGATGCTACAGTGTCACTGTGCATGTCATTCATAAAACAGTGTTTGACATATGCTGtcaacagaggtgggagaagtactcagaacttctacttaagtaagtagtaccagagtgtaggaatactctgttacaagtaaaagtcctggaTTCAAAAATATTACTCAAGAAGAAGTAcacaagtattagcatcaaactatacttaaagtaccaaaagtaaaagtattcattctgtagattggcccatttcagaataatatatcatgcgtttttattatgattattgaagctggtaaaggtactaaataaatgtagtggagtaaaagtatacaatttacctctgaattgtggtggggtagaagtacaaagtagcaaaaatgaatactcaagtaaagtacaagtctctcaaacgtgtacttaattacagtacttgagtaaatgtacttagttactttacaccgcTGACTGTCAAAAGGAACAGGTTCCTGTTTCAGTGTCAAGCGCACTTTAAATGCCCCACGAGCTGGAACTCAGTTGTGTTGCTTATGCAAAGCTATTCTTCCAATTAGAAATAAAAGGTTATTATATAGGGTTAGCAATATTGGAACTGTACCACCTATTCAACAAAGAATAGACTGTAAAGGGCCAAAGGAAGAGCGTCGCAAAATATTTAGAGCCTAATTACAATGTTGTGGGAGttcgatgatgatgatgatgatgatcgATTGCAAAAAAGATTTGTGGTTGGGTTAGGTATGTGGTAAAAGTTGTATTTGCTGAAAGttaaaaatggcaaaataaaGAGATTTAGATTTATAAACAATCAGCTCACTTTTGTTTGTTGCCGTGTGACCGTCGAACTTTATCTTGATAATTCCTGAGgttccaaataaaataaactgatcATTTTACACTTGTCTCTTAAATTGTTCTCAGAGCTGTATTTGATTTCAAGGATATTGTGTATGTTTTCCTGCCTGCAGAACAAAGATGGAGGAATCAATGATGCTTCAGGGCGGCCAAAGATTTCAGAGCAGCACGTCAAAGAACACAGAAAACAAGAAGAAGTCCGAAAGCAAAGGGTGAACACAGGATATCTTTACCTGTACTCTTGTTTCAGGTTCCATTGCTTATATTTTCTTGAATGTAACAATTTGATAATTCCCCACCTAGCTTCAGGACCTCCAGGACAGGCAGAGAGTCTCCAGAGAACGAGagcagatgaagaggaggagtttGCACAGCTTTCAGAATGACATCCTACAGCGGCAAAGAGAGTTTGAGCAGAAGGTAAATGTCTTATTGTCTAATGACTATTCAGTGGAATGCAATTATACTATCAGAATACTGTGCAAATTGCCCCTGTAGTGATTTCTGTTTCCTTCTGTTTTCACAGGAGTTGGATATGCAGAGTTTGgagaaaaatgttaattttgagAACGAGAATTCGAGAAAGGCATATTACAGAGAATTTAAAAAGGTATGTTTTTGTTCCATACATGAGAAAACTGACAtgacaattacattttggagtcGTATTCGTGGAATTACCTTTACTTGTGacagttttctctttttaaaagtgGTTGATAAAATGAAGGATGGAGAAATATTAATATCTACATTCTacagtaccacacacacacacacacacacacacacacacacacacacacacacacacacacacacacacacacacagagggtagTATGGATTTCCTGCCTTCTAAATCATGTTGTTCAGATAGGCTGATGTAGATTTTTggcttttttaataaaatgatctTCTCTAAGGTGGTGGAGGCCTCAGATGTGATTTTGGAAGTTCTGGACGCACGTGACCCCCTCGGCTGCAGATGTCCTCAGGTGGAGCAGGCAGTCATTCAGAGCGGAACGAACAAGAAGATAGTTTTAGTGCTTAATAAAATTGGTAAGTTGTTGGTAAGggattgtatttttattttttgtgttaaatACTCGATGCTTGACTTATTTGCCTTTGATTACAGATTTGGTGTCAAAGGAAATCGTGGAGAAGTGGATTAAATATCTTCGTAACGAGTTTCCAACGGTAGCCTTCAAAGCATCTACTCAGCAACAGAACAAGAACTTGGTATGCCGTTtcctatttatatttgttttatacgAATCTGCTGATGAAGTTCTTATAAAATCCATGGAAAAACAATATTCTACATAcactctctgtccctctgtctccaTGGACAGAAACGCAGTACCGTATCAGTGACACAAGCCACCGCAGAGCTTCTCAGTACCAGTGCTTGTATTGGAGCAGACTGCTTGATGAAGCTACTGGGCAACTACTGCCGCAACCTGGACATAAAGACAGCCATCACTGTAGGTGTTGTAGGTAAGCAGCCCCATGAAACCACGTTCTTCCTATGCTAGAGAGGACCGattatgctccttttcaggttgatatttgtattttgtgtctctgctcacatgtctccatgctttaatgatcaaaaagctctttatttttctcatactgcctgtgctgctgcacctcttttcaccctctgtctgaaaccagagcccagtctgctctgattggttagctggacagctctgatgtgattggtcaaccttaGAGATGTCAcgacccttagcctatcatgtacaatgtgttacaAGCAGAATTGTTGCACGATGATGTCAGAATGTCACGGAATTAAAAAGGACTCCAATGGAGGAGTTCCAGGctggggggggagtgtgtgggagatacATTTCCTCTGGTGTGAACTTTGGGAtattaacctttgcagaccatttacatgcacgaaaACAATAATTTCGCCATTCCTGTTTTGTAGGTTTTCCTAACGTGGGAAAGAGTAGTTTGATCAACAGTTTGAAACGGGCACGAGCGTGTAATGTTGGAGCCACTCCTGGTGTCACCAAGTAAGTACATgataagatttgttttaattttttgggCTGAAATTTAATCAGAACTTTATCTTTACTTGCTTGCAGCagacattttctttacttttcttttctgatACAACATATCATAATTGCCATATCCATGAAAAAAATCTACTAAGATATTATTTCCAAATCATTCGGCATTAATGGGTTTGATGTATTTCAGGTGCCTTCAACAGGTGCATCTGGACAAACACATTAAGCTTCTCGATTGCCCTGGCATTGTCATGGCAACATCAACATCTGACGCGGCAATGATTCTTCGTAACTGTGTAAAAATCGAGCAGCTGGTAGACCCCTTTTCACCCGTCGAAGCCATCCTGCGGCGGTGCAACAAGGCTGAGGTAAGTCACATCGGCGCCTCTTGTATGTTGCTTGACTATCTCTTGAATGCTGCAATTACCGTCTTTTTTGCCGGGTGTACAGATCATTCAGCACTACGGAGTTTCCGACTTTCACACAGCTCTGGAGTTTCTGGCAATGCTCGCCCGACGTCAAGGCAAACTAAGAAAGGGAGGACTGCCCGACACTGACAAAGCAGCAAAGAGTGTGTTGATGGACTGGACAGGGTGAGTTTTAAAACAATCAGAATGTTGAGGTTTGACTATCAGTTCTTGGCACCTAAATTAATTAATTCCAGCATGTTGTGTCATTTAGGGGAAGGATCAGCTACTTCACACACCCTCCAGAGACGCACACTCTCCCCACACACGTCAGTGCTGAGATTGTTACGGAGATGGGTAAAGCCTTTGACTGGGATGAGCTGGAAAAAGGAAATCGGGAGGTTCTTGCAGGTAAAAGTTACTTCTAGTTAGGGATGAGACGACACAGGATTGCATTGTTGATCTCACACTCAGAACGAAGAACTGAATTTCCATCGGGATTTATAAAGTTGTTAAATCTCAAActtaaaacacactcacaatcaATTGATTGCGGTACATTTCTGGAATAATCTTACAAGAGTAAAGCTGTCTAGCTCACCTTATTATGGTCAATAGTTTTAATTCAGCCTTATCCAAAAATGATCATGTAAGGAAGCACAGACTTGCATagtgttgacattttaattataatcctttatttatttaaggatAGCATATGATTATTTGATGACCTGATTAAGGATTGTTTGATTGCTTTTCACTGACAAGATGATGCATGAACATATTGGTTTCAAAATGTAAGGTAAAGTGATGACACTGTGTTTTAGTGCCATTTTAAGATTGTTAAGCATCTTTTTACGATAATTGGGATAAATATTACAGTGTAAAATGTTCATTGTCCCATGCCTAATTCTACTGGAATCTAGAAACCGCAGAATCATCAGACCTCGCTGTGAGCAATTGTATCTACTTTCTTTAGTCAAAAGTAGTTCTAAAGGCAGGTATCTCAAAAACGATTGAACATATACCTGAATAAATCAGCAACAGCACTAGATTTAAGAACACTTCAAATTAAAGTGTCACAGAAGGGCAACCAGAAGATAATCCCATAATGACATGATTTGGTTAGATTGGACTAAGAGAgtactgaaatgttgacttccATTCCACACCCAAAAGAAGGCAGTAGTTGCTCCAAAGTTGGATATgctttttgctgtctttcagAGTCCTCCTGTCCTGATGTCCAAATGGGATTTTGCATGGAAACCACCGGAATGACACAAGGGGGCCAGGGTGAACCACCTTCGGACCTGGGAATGTTGGGGGAGTCCTTGGAAGAGCCCGAATTCAAAGAAGAAACTGAGTCTATGGAGGATGGCCAGGACCAAGAGGTGTGAAACAGTGCAGTTCTTACAACTAAAGttaacttaagtaaagtatGTTGTGGATATATAAACTGACtctcttttaaatgtgctttccTCTCTGCTCAAAATAGTTTGGACCTATGACAGTGGAGATAAAATCTCAGAAGTCAAAGACTGACTTACCTGGGGCGGCAGCACCAAGAGCTCCAGATCTGAAAGATATTCTGGCTGTAGATCCTCTACAGCAGGGTCAGGCACTCCGGGCTGCTGGcaagaagaggaaaaagcaacagaaaagAGCAggtttgtattaatatttgtcTCAAGCCTTATAAAGAATGTCTTGTCCGTGGTGTGGATTGTTTATgctacataaaacaaaacaaactggaaaatcgaagttttattttaaaatagccTAATTgtagtgttttaatttaaacaaatgtgcAGAAGtaggaaaataaattaaagaccTTAAGATTGTGTGATCATTTGATAGTTGAGATGTCATCCACCAGCTTTACGATGGCTAATCTTCTATATGcaggtgtgttgtgtgtaatgtGTTATCATGCACAATCTAACAAGTGTTCTGTTTTCTCCAC
It includes:
- the gnl3l gene encoding guanine nucleotide-binding protein-like 3-like protein isoform X1, producing MSLLAEQKRAKRMDFLGKCKNKDGGINDASGRPKISEQHVKEHRKQEEVRKQRLQDLQDRQRVSREREQMKRRSLHSFQNDILQRQREFEQKELDMQSLEKNVNFENENSRKAYYREFKKVVEASDVILEVLDARDPLGCRCPQVEQAVIQSGTNKKIVLVLNKIDLVSKEIVEKWIKYLRNEFPTVAFKASTQQQNKNLKRSTVSVTQATAELLSTSACIGADCLMKLLGNYCRNLDIKTAITVGVVGFPNVGKSSLINSLKRARACNVGATPGVTKCLQQVHLDKHIKLLDCPGIVMATSTSDAAMILRNCVKIEQLVDPFSPVEAILRRCNKAEIIQHYGVSDFHTALEFLAMLARRQGKLRKGGLPDTDKAAKSVLMDWTGGRISYFTHPPETHTLPTHVSAEIVTEMGKAFDWDELEKGNREVLAESSCPDVQMGFCMETTGMTQGGQGEPPSDLGMLGESLEEPEFKEETESMEDGQDQEFGPMTVEIKSQKSKTDLPGAAAPRAPDLKDILAVDPLQQGQALRAAGKKRKKQQKRADKIAIKLSDTLTAAMDFSFD
- the gnl3l gene encoding guanine nucleotide-binding protein-like 3-like protein isoform X2, which translates into the protein MSKAKQKRAKRMDFLGKCKNKDGGINDASGRPKISEQHVKEHRKQEEVRKQRLQDLQDRQRVSREREQMKRRSLHSFQNDILQRQREFEQKELDMQSLEKNVNFENENSRKAYYREFKKVVEASDVILEVLDARDPLGCRCPQVEQAVIQSGTNKKIVLVLNKIDLVSKEIVEKWIKYLRNEFPTVAFKASTQQQNKNLKRSTVSVTQATAELLSTSACIGADCLMKLLGNYCRNLDIKTAITVGVVGFPNVGKSSLINSLKRARACNVGATPGVTKCLQQVHLDKHIKLLDCPGIVMATSTSDAAMILRNCVKIEQLVDPFSPVEAILRRCNKAEIIQHYGVSDFHTALEFLAMLARRQGKLRKGGLPDTDKAAKSVLMDWTGGRISYFTHPPETHTLPTHVSAEIVTEMGKAFDWDELEKGNREVLAESSCPDVQMGFCMETTGMTQGGQGEPPSDLGMLGESLEEPEFKEETESMEDGQDQEFGPMTVEIKSQKSKTDLPGAAAPRAPDLKDILAVDPLQQGQALRAAGKKRKKQQKRADKIAIKLSDTLTAAMDFSFD